One genomic segment of Plasmodium cynomolgi strain B DNA, chromosome 14, whole genome shotgun sequence includes these proteins:
- a CDS encoding hypothetical protein (putative) produces MGRIVPLLFALAALLLYTHNETVCSGYHLDEAVRKTPHKFRHSGGGVDGVDDASMTNRVNAASTTYKVNSASTNNWVNSASTNNWVNSASTNNWVNSGSTASKGNSLIEAKTKNKQDYFSLKLNEQNFRWSVPLLMGSKKKSLQFGVVTSTPITALYCSYNANQSDEMKDLKYEVDESEGVKYVGCKSRHCTAVGNGKSCAPIENLLQMVHDLGLRKKTCTKRFCNYVNDINFLNVNTKLDKKNMSVCSFSSNINWEHIEGFYFRDSFYLYDKVKFDYNHFGCITKSDDLTFNNTISGFIGLAYNRTDATDHSKESPSILHTLVQKSLSKKNIFGLCFIEGGGFASFGGANYEALKKKVPAVSKLQMGLQHLEADAPIELLADQQATSHEIVWLAYSGTSKNTYNLLLKEVNMVSGTKPLASENGGVAVVDSYSYFLSFPADIAAKLKTAVHTSCVGEGNTCSDIINKGVFTLKNQGVANFPTIELVFHDGKVLIQPKDYLIHEGLP; encoded by the exons ATGGGACGAATTGTCCCCCTGCTGTTCGCCCTGGCGGCACTCCTTTTGTACACACACAATGAAACAGTTTGTTCTGGGTATCATTTGGACGAAGCGGTGAGGAAGACGCCTCACAAGTTTCGTCACAGCGGAGGAGGGGTCGACGGGGTGGACGACGCCAGCATGACCAACAGGGTGAACGCCGCCAGCACTACCTACAAGGTGAACTCCGCCAGCACGAACAACTGGGTGAACTCCGCCAGCACGAACAACTGGGTGAACTCCGCCAGCACGAACAACTGGGTGAACTCCGGCAGCACGGCCAGCAAGGGGAACTCCCTCATAGAagcgaaaacaaaaaacaagcaGGACTACTTCAGCTTAAAGCTAAATGAACAGAATTTCAGGTGGAGTGTGCCCCTCTTGATGGGGTCGAAGAAGAAGTCCCTTCAGTTTGGCGTCGTCACGTCCACCCCCATAACCGCCCTTTACTGTTCCTATAATGCTAATCAGAGTGACGAAATGAAggatttaaaatatgaagtAGACGAATCAGAAGGTGTAAAATATGTTGGTTGCAAAAGTAGACACTGTACTGCTGTAGGAAATGGCAAATCATGTGCACCGATTGAAAATTTGCTTCAGATGGTTCATGACTTAgggttgagaaaaaaaacttgtacCAAAAGATTTTGTAACTACGtaaatgatataaattttttaaatgttaacACCAAGTTGGACAAGAAGAACATGTCCGTGTGTTCGTTTAGCTCAAATATTAATTGGGAACACATAGAGGGCTTTTATTTTAGAGATTCGTTTTACCTGTACGATAAGGTTAAATTCGACTACAACCACTTCGGATGTATAACAAAGAGTGACGACTTGACCTTCAATAATACCATTTCTGGTTTTATCGGATTAGCATATAACCGTACAGATGCTACTGACCACTCGAAAGAGTccccttccattttgcataccTTGGTACAGAAGTCTCTGTCTAAGAAGAACATCTTCGGATTATGCTTTATTGAAGGAGGGGGTTTTGCATCCTTCGGTGGAGCTAACTATGAAGCATTAAAGAAGAAGGTCCCAGCTGTATCGAAATTGCAGATGGGTCTTCAACACCTGGAAGCAGATGCCCCGATAGAACTTCTGGCAGACCAGCAAGCCACTTCTCACGAAATTGTGTGGCTCGCATATTCGGGCACTTCCAAGAACACGTACAACCTTCTCTTGAAAGAGGTCAACATGGTGTCGGGCACGAAGCCCCTGGCGAGTGAAAACGGCGGGGTGGCTGTCGTCGATTCAT ACAGTTACTTCCTGTCCTTCCCAGCCGATATCGCCGCCAAGCTGAAGACCGCCGTGCACACCTCCTGCGTTGGCGAGGGCAACACCTGCTCCGATATCATTAACAAGGGTGTATTCACACTGAAAAACCAAGGCGTTGCAAACTTCCCCACGATAGAGCTCGTATTCCA CGACGGGAAGGTGCTGATTCAGCCCAAGGACTACCTAATCCACGAAGGGTTACCTTAA
- a CDS encoding hypothetical protein (putative): MNIKEGSIFVWDQATFDLLLKSNLFNYIHVRLSHDKEKHKHLLQMDLVENKKFSFVPSISKSFNSLFDFCMNVTFGYLHSINYGDKLRLKFFKNLSYKNNKHDYDMVFVNDTVELEKLRSNSPAYFIWGVNVSQAFKKELDSSALSECVNIMNRQGENGEKKGSINVQGGFNHPGKCPSGKRELLPSGSSPQRKNIYSYLNRGKVFLFAIRKIRNTVLEIKVKAKKELFHNFLYFLKEKKYHSEGPTHSGRLFPSRFLSFWRSPNDSEVLSNQLYNIYRSKLKLSSCLNAYSSSWFEKSKFMKSFFNVKNKMDLVFYFNTDRRFDPTGEGNSSVGGTDGSKADLKTTMLSFFKQANRKRGGGFLSLDQIKNVYLNYTFSFQKNYRVNMFDFFCKLKRVLTYRGGSSRGAAKPLATGEEAPLVLVPLYKCKLIMNQVHLLLNVAFFFKRGLWDLRQGYNCLSSWGWGGGERNGKGPWSYCYHQVKGLFRGNRARTGKRDGPNFDEDLTRITLPSGDTTTGSSPPNSTTYNVCNVNLNDAQKEQESKINLTMNYKLILPVLFENYFLNLMDLRLYLFLNCSLFGIGGSSGSSSTSSSDSGGGTPRGGKPPNAMSEDSRKSALYNYLKLSFLKNKRKMHHSAFGLGLLLSNINIFFNFQIGRHSLLPSLVLQLDEGTSRFGYLSTNPSGNLDETYIRQVLSIPKEDFQNEDIIIKQTVDKGTEEMINQLLEHLNVEYQMRYYYLFLNYYLTMQTLFMSPLIDLTSEELKKIVNKIVHIKRMTYPPVTIYDVLSFQYSSIAFFKSSHDNLASPVKKVKLVGETIERGGIPTTFSKKVIMKDVISANISLKEKYNKVKRHNEGNFGGRYKARNYYDSSRR; the protein is encoded by the exons atgaacataaagGAGGGTAGCATCTTCGTATGGGACCAAGCCACGTTCGACCTGCTCCTAAAATCGaacctttttaattacatcCATGTGAGGTTGAGTCACGACAAGGAGAAACATAAACATTTGCTACAAATGGACCtagtggaaaataaaaaattttcatttgtcCCATCCATATCGAAGAGCTTTAACTCTCTCTTTGATTTTTGCATGAACGTTACTTTTGGTTACCTGCACAGCATTAACTATGGGGACAAGCTCaggttgaaattttttaaaaatctgagttacaaaaataacaagCATGACTACGATATGGTCTTCGTGAACGACACTGTGGAGTTGGAGAAGCTACGGAGCAACTCACCTGCGTAtttcatttggggggtcAACGTCAGCCAAGCTTTCAAGAAGGAGCTAGACAGCTCAGCCCTGAGTGAGTGCGTAAATATTATGAACAGGCAAGgtgaaaatggggaaaaaaaagggagcataAATGTGCAGGGAGGTTTTAACCATCCGGGGAAGTGCCCCTCGGGGAAGCGGGAGTTGCTCCCCAGCGGGTCCTCCCCGCAGCGGAAGAACATCTACAGCTACCTGAACAGAGGGAaggtcttcctttttgctatcAGGAAAATACGCAACACCGTTTTGGAGATCAAAGtgaaagcgaaaaaggagCTTTTTCACAATTTCCTATACTTcttgaaggagaaaaaatatcattcaGAGGGACCTACCCACTCAGGAAGGCTCTTTCCCTCCCGattcctctccttttggaGAAGCCCAAACGACAGTGAGGTGTTATCCAACCAACTGTACAATATATACAGATCCAAACTGAAGCTGTCTAGCTGTTTAAACGCCTACTCCTCCAGCTGGTttgaaaaatcaaaatttatgAAATCTTTTTTCAAcgtaaagaataaaatggatTTGGTTTTCTACTTCAATACGGATAGGAGGTTTGACCCGACGGGGGAGGGAAATTCCTCCGTGGGGGGAACGGATGGGAGTAAAGCCGATCTGAAGACAACCATGCTgtctttttttaagcaaGCTAATAGgaagagggggggaggcttcctctccttggaccaaataaaaaacgtgTACTTAAACTACACCTTTTCCTTCCAAAAGAATTACAGAGTAAATATGTTTGACTTTTTTTGTAAGCTCAAACGGGTGTTGACCTACCGGGGGGGGAGTTCGAGAGGAGCAGCAAAACCTCTCGCCACTGGGGAAGAGGCCCCTCTCGTCCTGGTCCCCCTATACAAATGCAAACTAATCATGAACCAAGTTCACCTTTTACTAAAcgtggctttttttttcaaaaggggaTTATGGGATTTACGGCAGGGTTATAACTGCCTCTCCAGTTGGGGCTGGGGAGGAGGTGAGAGGAATGGGAAGGGTCCATGGTCGTACTGCTACCACCAAGTGAAAGGACTGTTCCGTGGGAATAGGGCACGGACTGGGAAGAGGGATGGCCCCAATTTTGATGAAGACTTAACGCGGATCACCCTCCCGAGTGGAGACACAACGACGGGGAGTAGCCCCCCCAACAGCACGACGTATAACGTATGCAATGTCAACCTGAACGACGCGCAGAAGGAGCAAGAAAGCAAGATCAACCTCACGATGAATTACAAACTGATATTGCCCGTACTGTTTGAGAATTACTTTCTTAACCTGATGGACTTGAGGCTCTACCTCTTCCTCAACTGCAGCCTGTTTGGCATAGGGGGTAGTAGCGGTAGTAGCAGCACTAGCAGTAGTGATAGTGGCGGGGGTACTCCCCGCGGGGGCAAGCCGCCTAACGCCATGAGCGAGGACAGCCGAAAGAGCGCCTTGTACAACTACCTCAAGTTGTCCTTTCTCAAAAACAAGAGGAAGATGCACCACTCGGCGTTCGGCTTGGGGCTGCTTCTGTCAAacatcaacattttttttaacttccaGATTGGCCGCCACTCTCTGCTGCCCTCGCTCGTTTTGCAGCTCGACGAAGGGACCTCCCGCTTCGGGTACCTCTC TACCAACCCTAGTGGAAATTTGGATGAGACATACATCAGGCAGGTCCTGAGCATCCCTAAGGAGGActtccaaaatgaagatatcATAATAAAGCAAACAGTAGACAAAGGGACAGAAGAAATGATAAACCAACTGCTGGAACATCTCAATGTAGAATACCAGATGAGGTACTATTACCTCTTTCTAAATTATTACCTGACCATGCAAACTTTGTTCATGTCCCCCTTAATTGACTTAACCTCggaggagttaaaaaaaattgtaaataaaattgtgcacatTAAAAGAATGACCTATCCACCTGTTACTATATACGACGTACTTTCCTTTCAATACAGCAgtattgcattttttaaatcttctCACGACAACTTGGCTTCTCCAGTAAAGAAGGTAAAACTTGTGGGGGAGACCATCGAACGTGGAGGAATACCCACTACGTTTTCGAAGAAAGTAATCATGAAAGATGTGATCAGTGCGAACATCTCTCTCAAGGAGAAGTACAACAAGGTGAAGCGTCACAACGAGGGGAACTTCGGGGGGAGGTACAAGGCTCGCAATTATTACGACTCCTCCAGGAGGTAG